In Helicoverpa zea isolate HzStark_Cry1AcR chromosome 3, ilHelZeax1.1, whole genome shotgun sequence, the following proteins share a genomic window:
- the LOC124646220 gene encoding uncharacterized protein LOC124646220, protein MFYKPACIDILIGADLFWDILGNEQISLGINNPKLRSSQLGWIVSGPIQAVTPDKRVHCNHGVIYKDNDSVDKLLTKFWELEEIPAKPIINENECERHFLAHTTRTNTGRFCVKLPLKDSADCLGDTYKLAKKRFLNLEKRLGRNPTLKSEYANFLKEYADLGHLSVVDVNCALTSSYYLCHHAVLKQESETTKLRVVFDGSAPSSSGYSLNDILMVGPNVQDNLFSILIRSRQYKYLLTGDVEKMFRQVLLHEDDRHLQRILWRETESEPIKTLELNTVTYGTASASYLSTRCLWQIGQQQDDVRIKDIIQRDFYVDDLITGSDDAQELVYIHRSVTQALQSACFHLRKFKTNNSSIFNNVIVNEQDKLLFSESISTLGLGWTPSSDVLHFPIKGFSSDDSQTITKRLIMSNAFKIFDPLGILSPVVVNPKIMLQKLWQLKLDWDQPVPDAIKNDWNKFSESIKYLSNLQVPRLVLGESPQCIELHSFSDASKLAYGACIYMRCINMNGDVTVRLLCAKSKVAPLKPTTIPRLELCAALLAAKLTRAVLDSLRRKPAKLVHWCDSSVVLCWMRCDASKLKVYVANRVTEIRELTSSSAWRYVPTQSNPADLISRGVDAKPFTSMALWWTGPSFLLLNESEWPKLNANEPDILPELKGTSLLEDR, encoded by the exons ATGTTTTATAAGCCAGCCTGTATAGATATATTGATAGGTGCTGATTTATTTTGGGATATTTTAGGAAACGAACAAATCTCATTAGGAATCAATAATCCAAAGCTGAGAAGTTCGCAATTAGGTTGGATAGTGTCCGGTCCCATTCAAGCAGTGACACCTGACAAAAGGGTACACTGTAATCATGGTGTAATTTATAAGGATAATGATAGTGTTGACAAGCTTTTAACAAAATTCTGGGAGCTGGAAGAAATACCTGCCAAaccaataataaatgaaaacgaATGTGAAAGACATTTTCTCGCTCACACAACGAGAACTAATACAGGCAGATTTTGTGTGAAGTTGCCACTTAAAGATAGCGCAGACTGCTTGGGCGATACATACAAGTTAGCTAAAAAACGCTTTTTAAATTTGGAAAAGAGGTTAGGACGAAATCCCACGTTAAAATCAGAATACGctaattttttaaaagaatatgcGGATTTGGGTCATTTATCAGTGGTAGACGTTAATTGTGCATTAACTTCGAGTTATTATCTTTGTCATCACGCGGTTCTGAAACAAGAAAGCGAAACCACCAAGCTTCGGGTGGTATTCGATGGTTCAGCACCGTCATCTTCCGGCTATTCACTAAATGACATATTGATGGTAGGTCCCAACGTGCAGGATAATCTATTTTCCATACTGATACGTTCTAGACAGTATAAATACCTACTCACGGGCGATGTAGAAAAAATGTTTCGCCAGGTACTGCTGCATGAGGATGACAGACACCTGCAGCGTATTTTATGGAGAGAAACAGAATCTGAACCCATCAAGACTCTGGAGCTCAATACCGTAACCTATGGAACGGCCAGTGCAAGTTATTTGAGTACTCGCTGTTTATGGCAGATTGGTCAGCAGCAGGACGATGTGCGTATAAAGGACATCATCCAACGGGACTTCTACGTAGATGACCTCATAACTGGATCCGATGACGCCCAGGAGTTAGTGTACATTCATAGGTCTGTAACTCAAGCTTTACAATCAGCTTGTTTTCatttaagaaaatttaaaacaaataattcctctatctttaataatgttattgtaaATGAACAAGATAAGTTACTTTTTAGCGAATCCATAAGCACCCTAGGGTTGGGTTGGACACCTTCTAGTGATGTGTTACATTTTCCTATAAAGGGTTTTTCAAGTGATGATAGTCAAactataacaaaacgcctaatCATGTCAAacgcttttaaaatatttgacccATTAGGCATATTAAGTCCGGTCGTAgtaaaccctaaaataatgcTGCAAAAACTTTGGCAGCTAAAGTTAGATTGGGATCAGCCGGTCCCGGATGCGATAAAAAACGACTGGAATAAGTTTTCCGAaagcataaaatatttgtcCAATTTACAAGTGCCTAGGTTAGTTTTGGGTGAATCTCCACAATGTATTGAACTACATTCGTTTAGCGACGCTTCAAAACTCGCGTACGGAGCATGCATTTATATGCGGTGCATAAATATGAACGGTGACGTCACCGTCCGATTGCTGTGTGCAAAGTCGAAAGTGGCGCCATTAAAACCCACTACAATACCGCGCCTCGAACTCTGTGCAGCCTTACTCGCCGCTAAACTAACACGAGCAGTACTCGATTCACTTCGGCGTAAACCCGCTAAACTGGTGCACTGGTGTGACTCATCTGTGGTATTGTGCTGGATGCGCTGCGACGCCAGTAAGCTAAAGGTGTATGTAGCTAACCGCGTCACAGAAATAAGGGAGTTAACGTCGTCTTCAGCGTGGCGATATGTTCCAACGCAGTCTAACCCGGCTGACTTAATTTCAAGGGGTGTGGACGCAAAACCATTTACATCAATGGCACTGTGGTGGACGGGGCCTAGCTTTCTACTCCTAAATGAGTCCGAATGGCCTAAGTTAAACGCCAATGAGCCAGACATTCTACCGGAATTGAAG GGCACTTCATTATTGGAAGACCGTTGA